A genomic region of Vitreoscilla filiformis contains the following coding sequences:
- a CDS encoding globin family protein has product MVNPATPTHLPSACARACVATLRWPVRQIEHTERSPSPPMVAMPAVPAPPHRLLALCGEVGLRRLVHRHMTRLRLTPLLASHDGPECFACVTERVGDFVIESCGGPLYWSQHHSPHRGVSAGAGWPVLLDEIGREIWLVQLWHSLDDVGLPDALRADVWRWAEPLSLHLLVPRARQTGVRRYPFERVRSWFTTPSA; this is encoded by the coding sequence ATGGTCAATCCTGCAACGCCCACTCACCTACCCAGCGCTTGCGCCCGCGCATGTGTAGCCACCCTGCGCTGGCCGGTGCGCCAAATCGAACACACCGAGCGCTCCCCGTCACCGCCGATGGTGGCGATGCCAGCCGTCCCTGCCCCACCGCACCGCCTGCTGGCTCTGTGTGGGGAGGTGGGCCTGCGCCGCCTGGTGCATCGTCACATGACGCGCCTGCGCCTCACCCCGCTGTTGGCCTCGCACGATGGCCCCGAGTGCTTCGCCTGCGTCACCGAGCGGGTGGGCGATTTCGTCATCGAATCCTGCGGCGGGCCGCTGTACTGGAGCCAACATCACAGCCCTCATCGAGGGGTGAGCGCCGGAGCCGGCTGGCCGGTGTTGCTGGACGAGATTGGCCGGGAAATCTGGCTGGTGCAGCTCTGGCACAGCTTGGACGACGTGGGTTTGCCCGATGCGCTGCGCGCCGATGTGTGGCGCTGGGCCGAGCCGCTGTCGCTGCATTTGTTGGTGCCGCGCGCACGCCAAACCGGCGTGCGCCGCTACCCATTCGAGCGGGTGCGCAGTTGGTTCACCACCCCCAGCGCGTGA
- the lptF gene encoding LPS export ABC transporter permease LptF: protein MLFDTSVRKELARTFGATLVVLLTIVLTMMLIRTLGLAAKGGVAAQDVVLVLVYTSLGYLPTLLALSLFVAIVISLGRMYRDSEMAIWFSSGIGLMRFVQPILRMSAPVLVLVGLMSLTVWPWVNEQINDLRQRYAQRSNLARVSPGSFQSSEDGTRVFFIERAGDLAEGSRNVFLLMRDARSESVTTASAGRVVEEDGQRLLKLDTGQRNEVNQRNGEHTRLKFEHLSVMVTPAQARAERERPPKATPTLELLERTDTRSQGELVWRVGTALSALNMVLLGIGTAASHPRRASNWSLLFALLGFVIYLNLLNLSQAWVASGRLGAAPALLGLHGGVFLLAWALIHWRGQTGGAGGPGAWLRRWRTALTGRATA, encoded by the coding sequence ATGTTATTCGATACCTCTGTGCGCAAGGAGCTGGCCCGCACCTTCGGTGCCACGCTGGTGGTGCTGCTGACCATCGTGCTGACGATGATGCTGATTCGCACCCTGGGCTTGGCGGCCAAGGGCGGCGTGGCAGCGCAAGATGTGGTGCTGGTGCTGGTGTACACCTCGCTGGGTTATTTGCCGACGCTGTTGGCGTTGTCGCTGTTCGTGGCCATCGTCATCAGCCTGGGGCGGATGTACCGGGACAGCGAAATGGCCATCTGGTTCAGCAGCGGCATCGGCTTGATGCGTTTTGTGCAGCCCATTTTGCGCATGAGTGCGCCCGTGCTGGTGTTGGTCGGACTCATGAGCCTGACGGTGTGGCCGTGGGTGAACGAGCAGATCAACGACCTGCGCCAGCGCTACGCCCAGCGCTCTAATTTGGCGCGTGTCAGCCCGGGCAGTTTTCAATCGTCGGAGGACGGCACACGCGTGTTCTTTATTGAGCGGGCGGGCGATCTGGCCGAAGGCAGCCGCAACGTCTTTTTGCTCATGCGGGATGCACGCAGCGAATCCGTGACCACCGCCAGTGCCGGGCGCGTGGTGGAGGAAGACGGCCAACGCCTGCTCAAACTGGACACCGGCCAGCGCAACGAAGTCAACCAACGCAACGGTGAACACACTCGCCTGAAGTTTGAACACCTGAGTGTGATGGTCACGCCCGCGCAGGCCCGGGCCGAACGCGAACGCCCACCCAAAGCCACGCCCACCTTGGAACTGCTAGAACGCACCGACACACGCAGCCAAGGGGAGCTGGTGTGGCGTGTAGGCACCGCGCTGTCCGCACTCAACATGGTGTTGCTGGGCATCGGCACCGCCGCCAGCCATCCGCGCCGTGCCAGCAATTGGAGTTTGCTGTTTGCGCTGCTGGGTTTTGTGATTTACCTGAACTTGCTTAATTTGAGCCAGGCGTGGGTGGCCTCGGGTCGATTGGGTGCGGCGCCTGCACTGCTGGGTCTGCACGGCGGGGTGTTTCTGCTGGCTTGGGCGCTGATCCACTGGCGCGGCCAGACGGGCGGCGCCGGCGGGCCGGGTGCGTGGTTGCGCCGCTGGCGCACCGCCTTGACTGGGAGGGCCACTGCATGA
- a CDS encoding pyridoxal phosphate-dependent aminotransferase: MSFDPPTLTSRLPNVGTTIFTVMSALATQHQAVNLGQGFPDFDCDPSLVNAVTAAMRDGLNQYPPMTGVPLLRQRVAEKIAALHAHRYDPEREITITAGATQAILTAVLAFVHPGDDVIVLDPCYDSYVPAIELAGARAVRVPLHPLTLRPDMAAIAAALTPRTRALLINTPHNPSGTVWTMAERQALADLLRPTDVLLISDEVYEHMVFDGQPHVSASGHAELAARSLVISSFGKTFHVTGWKVGYVAAPAALMAEFRKVHQFNVFTVNTPMQQGLARFLAEPAHYLGLADFYQAKRDAFRAGLAATRFELLPCEGTYFQCVGYDAISDLPDDAFCRWLTTEVGVAAIPLSAFYAQRPQRRIVRFCFAKQDATLNRALERLAQL; the protein is encoded by the coding sequence ATGAGCTTTGACCCACCCACCCTCACCAGCCGCCTGCCGAACGTGGGCACGACCATCTTCACCGTGATGTCCGCGCTGGCCACGCAGCACCAGGCGGTGAACTTGGGCCAAGGTTTCCCGGATTTTGATTGCGACCCGAGTTTGGTGAACGCCGTCACCGCCGCGATGCGCGACGGCCTGAACCAATATCCGCCCATGACCGGCGTACCGCTGCTGCGCCAACGGGTGGCCGAGAAAATCGCCGCTCTGCACGCGCACCGCTACGACCCCGAGCGAGAAATCACCATCACCGCCGGGGCGACGCAGGCCATCCTGACAGCGGTGCTGGCCTTCGTGCATCCGGGCGATGACGTGATCGTGCTCGACCCGTGTTATGACTCGTATGTGCCGGCGATCGAATTGGCGGGCGCACGGGCGGTGCGGGTGCCCTTGCATCCGCTGACGCTGCGCCCGGACATGGCGGCCATCGCCGCTGCGCTGACGCCGCGCACGCGGGCGCTGCTCATCAACACGCCGCACAACCCGAGCGGCACGGTTTGGACGATGGCCGAGCGCCAAGCCCTGGCCGACTTGCTGCGCCCCACCGATGTGCTGCTGATTTCGGACGAGGTTTACGAACACATGGTGTTCGATGGCCAACCGCACGTCAGCGCCAGCGGCCATGCCGAGCTGGCGGCGCGCAGTTTGGTGATTTCCAGCTTCGGCAAGACGTTCCACGTCACTGGCTGGAAAGTCGGCTACGTGGCAGCGCCAGCGGCGTTGATGGCGGAATTCCGCAAGGTGCATCAGTTCAACGTTTTCACGGTGAACACGCCGATGCAGCAGGGTTTGGCGCGGTTTTTGGCCGAACCGGCGCATTACCTGGGGTTGGCGGACTTCTACCAAGCCAAGCGCGATGCGTTCCGCGCCGGGCTGGCCGCGACACGGTTTGAGTTGTTGCCGTGTGAGGGCACCTATTTCCAGTGCGTCGGCTACGACGCCATCAGCGATCTGCCCGACGATGCGTTTTGCCGCTGGCTCACCACCGAGGTGGGTGTGGCGGCGATTCCGTTGTCGGCGTTTTACGCGCAGCGACCGCAGCGGCGCATCGTGCGGTTTTGTTTTGCCAAGCAGGATGCGACGCTGAACCGCGCACTGGAACGGCTCGCCCAACTCTGA
- a CDS encoding leucyl aminopeptidase — protein sequence MNFQALATTAEGLAKVSADALLVIVPAPTGDAPASIGEPTLDAALTDALEQGDFALKAGRTLYLHRLPDVKAPRVVLAAARDASPKAVRAALNAAFGALKGRLPRHVAAFVVGAGADAALAESLVLAADAACYTYTATKPSADAGAVPAKVSLLCAKAELAGAKAALAQAQAIAAGIGLARACANLPANVCTPTYLGQQAAQLGETHGLEVEVLERKAIEKLGMGAFLAVAQGAEEPPRFIVIKYQGAGKKDAPVVLVGKGITFDTGGISLKPAAEMDEMKFDMCGAASVLGTMRAVAEIKPKLNVIALIPTCENMPSGRATRPGDVVTSLSGKTIEILNTDAEGRLILCDALTYAERFKPAAVVDVATLTGACIIALGHHQSGLFASDDALAEQLLAASRTAQDPCWRLPLDEEYDDALKSNFADMANVGARAGGAITAAKFLQRFTAAYPWAHLDIAGVGHRGGANKGATGRPVALLTHFVLARAGA from the coding sequence ATGAACTTTCAAGCTCTGGCGACCACGGCTGAGGGTCTGGCCAAGGTATCGGCCGATGCATTGCTGGTGATCGTGCCAGCACCGACGGGCGACGCGCCGGCCAGCATCGGCGAACCCACCCTGGATGCGGCCCTGACCGATGCGCTGGAGCAAGGCGACTTTGCGCTCAAAGCCGGGCGCACGCTCTACCTGCACCGCTTGCCGGACGTGAAGGCCCCGCGTGTGGTGCTGGCCGCTGCGCGTGATGCGTCACCCAAGGCCGTGCGAGCGGCGCTGAACGCGGCGTTCGGGGCGCTCAAGGGGCGTTTGCCGCGCCATGTGGCAGCGTTCGTGGTGGGGGCCGGTGCGGATGCGGCGCTGGCCGAATCGCTGGTCTTGGCAGCCGATGCCGCCTGCTACACCTACACCGCCACCAAACCCAGCGCGGATGCGGGGGCGGTGCCGGCCAAAGTCAGCTTGCTGTGCGCCAAGGCTGAACTGGCTGGGGCCAAAGCGGCGCTGGCGCAGGCACAAGCCATCGCAGCGGGCATCGGTTTGGCACGGGCGTGTGCCAACTTGCCGGCCAACGTTTGCACGCCGACCTACCTGGGCCAGCAAGCCGCACAGTTGGGTGAAACCCACGGGCTCGAAGTCGAGGTGCTGGAGCGCAAGGCCATCGAAAAACTCGGCATGGGGGCTTTCTTGGCCGTGGCCCAGGGGGCGGAGGAGCCACCGCGTTTCATCGTCATCAAATACCAGGGGGCTGGTAAGAAGGACGCGCCTGTGGTGTTGGTGGGTAAGGGCATCACGTTCGACACCGGCGGCATCTCGCTCAAGCCGGCTGCCGAGATGGACGAAATGAAGTTCGACATGTGCGGCGCCGCCAGCGTGCTGGGCACGATGCGCGCCGTGGCCGAGATCAAGCCCAAACTCAACGTCATCGCCCTGATCCCGACCTGCGAGAACATGCCCAGCGGTCGCGCCACGCGCCCGGGGGATGTGGTGACCAGCCTGTCCGGCAAAACCATCGAGATCCTCAACACCGATGCCGAAGGCCGCCTGATCCTGTGTGATGCCCTGACCTACGCCGAGCGCTTCAAGCCCGCTGCCGTGGTGGATGTGGCCACGCTCACCGGCGCGTGCATCATCGCGCTGGGGCATCACCAGTCTGGCCTGTTCGCTTCGGACGATGCGCTGGCCGAACAACTGCTGGCGGCCTCGCGCACCGCGCAAGACCCATGCTGGCGCCTGCCGCTGGACGAAGAATACGACGACGCGCTCAAGAGCAATTTTGCGGACATGGCCAACGTCGGCGCCCGTGCCGGTGGGGCGATCACGGCGGCCAAGTTCCTGCAACGGTTCACGGCGGCGTATCCGTGGGCGCATCTGGACATCGCAGGCGTTGGCCATCGGGGTGGGGCGAACAAGGGGGCCACAGGCCGCCCGGTGGCCTTGCTGACGCACTTTGTGCTGGCTCGTGCTGGGGCATGA
- a CDS encoding sirohydrochlorin chelatase, with amino-acid sequence MQGLILFAHGARDARWAQPFERAAARLRTLAADTHAPAPRVALAYLEFLAPDLAGCAAELIAQGCTRIEVLPVFLGAGGHVRKDLPAQLEALRAAHPHVGFTLHRAAGESPWLEDAIARWALEAVNFEGPAA; translated from the coding sequence ATGCAAGGTCTGATTTTGTTTGCCCATGGCGCCCGCGATGCGCGCTGGGCCCAGCCGTTCGAGCGTGCTGCCGCCCGCTTGCGCACCTTGGCCGCCGACACCCACGCCCCCGCCCCGCGTGTGGCGCTGGCCTACTTGGAGTTTCTCGCACCCGATCTGGCCGGCTGTGCAGCGGAGTTGATCGCTCAAGGCTGCACCCGCATTGAGGTGCTGCCGGTGTTTCTCGGCGCCGGGGGCCATGTGCGCAAAGACCTGCCGGCTCAACTGGAGGCTTTGCGCGCCGCCCATCCGCACGTGGGCTTCACGCTGCATCGGGCGGCTGGGGAGTCGCCTTGGCTTGAAGACGCCATCGCCCGCTGGGCCTTGGAAGCGGTGAATTTCGAAGGCCCGGCGGCATGA
- a CDS encoding DNA polymerase III subunit chi, which produces MTQVVFFTGVVDRLGFVQRLLRKKYREGARVAVYGPAAVLSRLDNQLWTADPLEFLPHIRVRETTAPAPWLCEHTPIWLLDQPRPELGCDTAVNLGWDDVPALLGHTRLAEVIGLGDEERRAGRQRWRAYEAQGCTLQHLPQNA; this is translated from the coding sequence ATGACCCAGGTTGTGTTCTTCACCGGGGTGGTGGATCGGTTGGGTTTTGTGCAGCGACTGCTGCGCAAAAAGTACCGTGAAGGCGCCCGCGTGGCGGTCTATGGCCCGGCGGCTGTGCTGTCGCGCTTGGATAACCAGTTGTGGACGGCGGATCCGTTGGAGTTTCTGCCCCATATCAGGGTGCGCGAAACCACGGCGCCTGCACCATGGTTGTGCGAGCACACCCCGATTTGGTTGCTCGACCAACCCCGCCCCGAGCTGGGCTGTGACACCGCCGTTAACCTGGGCTGGGACGATGTGCCCGCCTTGCTGGGCCACACCCGGCTGGCCGAGGTCATTGGTTTGGGGGACGAGGAGCGCCGAGCGGGTCGGCAGCGCTGGCGCGCCTACGAAGCACAGGGCTGCACGCTGCAACATTTGCCCCAAAACGCCTAG
- the lptG gene encoding LPS export ABC transporter permease LptG, whose protein sequence is MKTVRRLLYRDVVWSVVFVALAFLSLFFFIDFLDALEKVGRRGQSVWLAALYTLLEVPGRLYELMPIAVLIGTIYAMARLAQSSEFTILRTGGLGPGRALSLLLNLGLVMSAFTFVTGEYVTPWAEQSANSLRTRLEGGSDLGQIGAWLREHRQTPQGVRVFTLNVRGVQADGKLQDIHIFEHDAQGLLHSRLEAASGRLVPTPGEAADHAHTWQLRDVRVTRWPLGAATGEAPLRNEHHAELAWPTTLSANVVEAAVSSIDSMSTLDLWRYSRHLNRQEQTAQRYELQFWRRVLYPFACIVMMALALPFAYLHARAGGVSLKVFGGIMLGISFVLLNNVAGHLGLLNNWTPWLAASAPSALYLGLSLAAFGWLVRYR, encoded by the coding sequence ATGAAAACCGTGCGTCGTTTGCTGTACCGCGACGTGGTGTGGTCGGTGGTTTTTGTGGCCCTGGCGTTCTTGTCGCTGTTCTTTTTCATCGATTTTTTGGATGCGCTGGAAAAGGTGGGGCGGCGTGGCCAGTCCGTCTGGCTGGCGGCGCTGTACACCTTGCTGGAAGTGCCCGGTCGGCTGTACGAGCTGATGCCGATTGCCGTGCTCATCGGCACCATTTACGCCATGGCGCGGCTGGCGCAGTCGTCCGAGTTCACCATTTTGCGGACGGGGGGATTAGGGCCGGGGCGCGCTTTGTCACTGCTGCTGAACTTGGGCTTGGTGATGAGTGCCTTCACGTTCGTCACGGGTGAATACGTCACCCCTTGGGCGGAACAATCGGCCAACAGCCTGCGCACGCGGCTGGAAGGCGGCAGCGATCTGGGCCAAATCGGCGCCTGGCTGCGGGAGCATCGCCAAACCCCGCAAGGTGTGCGCGTGTTCACCCTGAACGTGCGCGGCGTGCAGGCCGATGGCAAGCTGCAAGACATCCACATCTTCGAACACGACGCCCAAGGCTTGCTGCACAGCCGCCTCGAAGCGGCTTCGGGGCGGCTCGTGCCCACGCCGGGCGAGGCGGCGGATCACGCCCACACCTGGCAATTGCGCGACGTGCGCGTCACCCGTTGGCCCTTGGGTGCCGCCACCGGGGAGGCTCCCTTGCGCAACGAGCACCACGCCGAGCTGGCTTGGCCCACCACCTTGTCGGCCAACGTGGTGGAGGCGGCGGTGTCGTCGATTGACAGCATGTCCACGCTGGACTTGTGGCGCTACAGCCGCCACTTGAACCGCCAAGAGCAAACCGCCCAGCGTTACGAATTGCAGTTTTGGCGCCGGGTGCTCTACCCCTTCGCTTGCATCGTGATGATGGCGCTGGCGCTGCCTTTTGCGTACTTGCACGCCCGCGCAGGGGGCGTCAGCCTGAAGGTGTTCGGCGGCATCATGCTGGGCATCAGTTTTGTGCTGCTGAACAACGTGGCCGGCCACCTCGGGCTGCTCAACAACTGGACGCCCTGGCTCGCAGCCAGTGCGCCCAGCGCGCTTTATCTGGGGCTGTCGCTGGCGGCGTTTGGTTGGTTGGTGCGTTACCGCTGA
- a CDS encoding TOBE domain-containing protein has product MGVLSKDGGHRGAKRLSKSSPTLGMNGHDAPPLGAWHAHVQLDTPLGAFMGAPRVALLEAIERHGSIARAAKAVAWGYKAAWEAVDDMNNLAAQPLVVRSSGGARGGGTTLTPYARRLIAFYRALEAEHQAALARVQPWLSASPGSDSAEPQDVAAFQRLLRRWSMQSSARNQFAGRVREVRASGVEAQVQVEIAPGVDVVGVLTQESVQRLRLQPEAEVQVWVKSSSVMLTLDDAARLSARNRLPGTVVRLLRGPVGAEVVLQLDGGGHRQIVAAITDDSVQRLGLHLGQRATAFFKASSVVFAVVG; this is encoded by the coding sequence ATGGGTGTCCTTTCAAAAGATGGGGGGCATCGTGGCGCCAAGCGTCTTTCCAAATCCAGCCCAACGCTCGGCATGAACGGCCATGACGCGCCTCCTTTGGGGGCTTGGCACGCCCATGTGCAGTTGGACACGCCGCTGGGGGCCTTCATGGGCGCACCGCGTGTGGCGTTGCTGGAAGCCATCGAACGCCACGGCTCGATTGCCCGCGCCGCCAAGGCGGTGGCCTGGGGCTACAAGGCCGCCTGGGAAGCGGTGGATGACATGAACAACCTGGCCGCCCAGCCGCTGGTGGTGCGCAGCAGCGGCGGCGCGCGCGGCGGTGGCACCACGTTGACGCCTTACGCGCGGCGGCTCATTGCGTTTTACCGGGCGTTGGAGGCGGAACACCAAGCCGCCCTGGCGCGCGTGCAGCCCTGGCTGAGCGCCAGCCCCGGCAGCGACTCAGCGGAGCCGCAGGATGTGGCGGCGTTTCAGCGCTTGTTGAGGAGGTGGAGCATGCAGTCCAGCGCACGCAACCAATTTGCCGGTCGGGTGCGCGAGGTGCGCGCCAGCGGGGTGGAAGCCCAGGTGCAGGTGGAAATCGCCCCCGGGGTGGACGTGGTGGGGGTGTTGACCCAGGAGTCGGTGCAGCGCCTGCGTTTGCAGCCGGAAGCCGAAGTGCAGGTGTGGGTGAAATCCTCCAGCGTGATGCTGACGCTGGACGATGCGGCGCGGCTGTCGGCGCGCAACCGTTTGCCGGGCACGGTGGTGCGTCTGCTGCGCGGGCCGGTGGGCGCCGAGGTGGTGCTGCAACTGGACGGCGGCGGGCACCGTCAGATCGTTGCCGCCATCACCGATGACAGCGTGCAGCGCCTGGGGCTGCACTTGGGCCAACGGGCAACGGCGTTTTTCAAGGCGTCGAGTGTGGTGTTTGCGGTGGTGGGGTGA
- a CDS encoding amino acid kinase family protein, which produces MASTSSALETLLMQRSLTDAQLLAAAETAADFRILPQATVIKIGGQSVIDRGRAAVFPLVDEIVAARQQHKLLIGTGAGTRARHLYSIAAGLNLPAGVLAQLGASVADQNAAMLGQLLAQHGISSVEGAALSAVPLFLEQVNAVVFSGMPPYKLWMRPSADSVIPPYRTDAGCFLMAEQFGCKAMLYVKDENGLYTGNPKTDPHATFIPKISVDEMKAQGLQDSILEFPVLDLLQSARHVREVQVINGLVPGNLTRALAGEHVGTIITAA; this is translated from the coding sequence ATGGCCTCGACTTCTTCGGCGTTGGAAACGCTCCTCATGCAACGGTCGCTGACCGATGCGCAATTGCTGGCGGCGGCTGAAACCGCTGCCGACTTCCGCATCCTGCCCCAGGCCACGGTGATCAAGATCGGCGGGCAAAGTGTCATCGACCGAGGCCGCGCGGCGGTGTTCCCGCTGGTCGATGAAATCGTGGCGGCACGCCAGCAGCACAAGCTGTTGATCGGCACCGGCGCGGGCACCCGAGCGCGGCACCTCTATTCCATCGCGGCGGGGCTGAATCTGCCGGCCGGTGTGCTGGCCCAGCTCGGCGCGTCGGTGGCGGATCAAAACGCCGCCATGCTCGGCCAGTTGTTGGCGCAGCACGGCATTTCTTCGGTGGAAGGGGCGGCGCTGTCGGCGGTGCCGCTGTTCTTGGAACAGGTCAACGCCGTGGTGTTCAGCGGCATGCCACCCTACAAACTGTGGATGCGCCCCTCGGCCGACAGCGTGATCCCGCCCTACCGCACCGACGCGGGCTGTTTCCTCATGGCCGAACAGTTCGGCTGCAAAGCCATGCTGTACGTGAAGGACGAAAACGGCCTTTACACCGGCAACCCCAAAACCGACCCACACGCCACTTTCATCCCGAAAATTTCTGTGGACGAGATGAAAGCCCAGGGCCTGCAAGACTCGATCTTGGAATTCCCGGTGCTGGACTTGCTGCAATCCGCCCGCCATGTGCGCGAGGTGCAAGTCATCAACGGCTTGGTGCCCGGCAACCTGACCCGCGCACTCGCTGGCGAACACGTCGGCACGATCATCACCGCCGCTTGA
- a CDS encoding amino acid kinase family protein, whose amino-acid sequence MSATHTIKHVASALARQTLQDSRLTHPVAAVRPIRLLPWLHVVKVGGRFMDRGAEAILPLVDEIRRILPEHRLLILTGAGIRARHLYSVGLDLGLPVGSLAPLAASEAGQNGHILAALLAPEGVSYIEHPTIANQLALHLSATRAVVGSAFPPYHHHEFPGSRLPHHRADTGAFLVADALGAASLTIVEDVDGVYTADPQANDAAQLLPQISAAELLAQDGPLPVDRAMLEVMAHARHLQQVQVVNGLVPGRLTAALRGEHVGTRIGTGATPR is encoded by the coding sequence ATGAGCGCTACCCACACCATCAAACACGTCGCCTCCGCCCTGGCCCGCCAAACCCTGCAAGACAGTCGCCTCACCCACCCGGTGGCGGCGGTGCGCCCGATTCGCCTGCTGCCGTGGCTGCATGTGGTCAAGGTTGGCGGCCGCTTCATGGATCGCGGGGCGGAAGCCATCCTGCCGCTGGTCGATGAAATCCGCCGCATCCTGCCGGAGCACCGTTTGCTCATCCTCACCGGCGCGGGCATTCGCGCGCGCCACCTGTACAGCGTGGGGTTGGATTTGGGCTTGCCGGTCGGGTCGCTGGCGCCGCTGGCGGCCAGCGAGGCCGGGCAAAACGGCCACATCTTGGCGGCGCTGCTGGCGCCTGAAGGCGTGTCCTACATCGAGCATCCGACGATTGCCAATCAGCTCGCCCTGCACCTGAGCGCCACGCGCGCCGTGGTCGGCAGCGCTTTCCCGCCGTACCACCACCACGAGTTTCCCGGCTCGCGCCTGCCGCACCACCGCGCCGACACGGGCGCCTTCCTCGTCGCCGACGCCTTGGGCGCCGCCAGCCTGACCATCGTCGAAGACGTGGATGGCGTCTACACCGCCGACCCACAGGCGAACGACGCGGCGCAGCTTCTGCCGCAAATCAGCGCCGCCGAGCTGCTGGCCCAAGACGGCCCGCTGCCGGTGGATCGCGCCATGCTGGAGGTGATGGCCCATGCGCGCCACCTGCAACAGGTGCAAGTGGTGAACGGCCTGGTGCCGGGGCGCCTGACCGCAGCGCTGCGCGGCGAGCACGTCGGCACGCGGATTGGCACGGGCGCCACGCCGCGTTGA
- a CDS encoding CysB family HTH-type transcriptional regulator codes for MNLHQFRFVQEAVRRNLNLTDTAKALYTSQPGISKAILELEEELGVDIFVRHGKRLKRITDPGQQVLKSVEVILREVANLKRIGEEYSKQDAGRLSIAATHTQARYVLPEPIAQLRKRFPKVTVSLHQGTPAQVAAMLMDDSADIGLATESLAEFDELVTLPCYEWQHMAVLRHDHALAGVERLSLEQLAAEPLISYHPSFTGRRRIDRAFEQRELTPTIALEAIDSDVIKTYVRTGLGVGLVAEMAAKDEPPGSELVFKPVSHLFGHNTTRVAFRKGAYLRGYVLTFAELLSDRLSRHLIERAMAGAGDSYEL; via the coding sequence ATGAACCTGCACCAGTTTCGCTTTGTGCAAGAGGCCGTGCGCCGCAACCTCAACCTGACGGACACCGCCAAAGCGCTCTACACCTCGCAGCCTGGCATCTCGAAAGCCATTTTGGAATTGGAGGAAGAGCTGGGCGTGGACATCTTTGTGCGCCACGGCAAGCGCCTCAAGCGCATCACCGATCCGGGGCAGCAGGTGCTCAAATCCGTGGAGGTGATCTTGCGGGAGGTGGCCAACCTCAAGCGCATCGGCGAGGAGTATTCCAAGCAGGATGCGGGGCGCCTGTCCATCGCCGCCACGCACACCCAGGCGCGTTATGTGTTGCCCGAACCCATCGCGCAACTGCGCAAGCGGTTCCCCAAGGTGACGGTGAGTTTGCACCAGGGCACGCCCGCGCAAGTCGCCGCCATGCTGATGGACGACAGCGCGGACATCGGCCTGGCCACCGAGTCCCTGGCTGAGTTTGACGAGCTGGTGACGCTGCCCTGTTATGAATGGCAGCACATGGCGGTGTTGCGCCATGACCATGCTTTGGCCGGGGTCGAGCGGCTGAGTTTGGAGCAATTGGCCGCCGAGCCGCTGATTTCTTATCACCCCTCGTTCACGGGGCGGCGGCGCATCGACCGGGCGTTTGAGCAGCGCGAACTCACCCCCACCATCGCCCTGGAAGCGATCGATTCGGACGTGATCAAAACCTATGTGCGCACGGGTTTGGGCGTCGGGTTGGTGGCCGAAATGGCCGCCAAAGACGAACCACCGGGCAGCGAGCTGGTGTTCAAACCGGTGTCGCACCTGTTCGGGCACAACACCACGCGGGTGGCGTTTCGCAAGGGCGCTTACCTGCGCGGTTATGTGCTGACGTTTGCCGAGCTGCTGTCCGACCGGCTCAGCCGCCATTTGATCGAACGCGCCATGGCCGGCGCTGGGGATTCGTATGAGCTTTGA